The following coding sequences lie in one Halogeometricum rufum genomic window:
- a CDS encoding phospholipase D-like domain-containing protein: MSNARRLLAFALAGALLVQACGVAAGAAVVGSGAPAGADATAGADADAADAERTAGRANATTPRVLAVYPNPVAADDAGEFVAVRGGDVPNLTLSDGEDVFAVPRRQSVVVLSSDPNATRAVTPHPVVRADLSLSNAGERLVLRRNGTVVHTVAYEDAPESDRWNVSADRWTPLGLDLRPPVATGPADATAFVLPDAPDAVAETLRSAEDRLLLAGYTLSSDRVTDALVAAHRRGVRVRVLVEGGPVGGVSRRQAAALDRLNRAGVPVAVVDGPDATFAYHHAKYAVVDDRSLVLTENWKPAGTGGRDSRGWGVRVASARTADELAAVFEADSTGRGVVSWASYRRHGTFVADPPPNATYPTRIEPAPVRATAVRVLTAPGNAGEATIRRLDGADERISVVNPRIDPDGRFFAALVRAARRGVSVRLLLSNAWYDAEENERVVARVRDLRASGLPIEARIADPSGRFGKVHAKGAVVDGETVFVGSLNWNDHAATENREVVLELRGAEPAAYYRRAFERDWAAAGGGGGGRGDDGTPWLLVAGALASATLAGLVLKKTVRFER; the protein is encoded by the coding sequence GTGTCGAACGCCCGTCGCCTCCTCGCCTTCGCCCTCGCCGGTGCGTTGCTCGTTCAGGCCTGCGGCGTCGCCGCCGGCGCGGCCGTCGTCGGTTCGGGTGCCCCTGCCGGCGCGGATGCCACCGCTGGCGCGGATGCCGACGCCGCGGACGCCGAACGCACGGCCGGCAGAGCGAACGCGACGACCCCGCGCGTCCTCGCCGTCTACCCGAACCCCGTCGCCGCGGACGACGCGGGCGAGTTCGTCGCCGTCCGCGGCGGCGACGTGCCGAACCTGACTCTCTCGGACGGCGAGGACGTGTTCGCTGTCCCCCGCCGACAGAGCGTCGTCGTCCTCTCGTCGGACCCGAACGCGACGCGGGCGGTGACCCCTCACCCCGTCGTCCGCGCGGACCTCTCGCTGTCGAACGCCGGCGAACGCCTCGTCCTCCGGCGGAACGGCACCGTCGTCCACACAGTCGCCTACGAGGACGCCCCCGAGAGCGACCGCTGGAACGTCTCGGCGGACCGGTGGACGCCGCTCGGACTCGACCTGCGGCCCCCCGTCGCCACCGGGCCGGCGGACGCGACGGCGTTCGTCCTCCCCGACGCGCCCGACGCGGTCGCGGAGACGCTTCGCTCGGCCGAGGACCGACTCCTCCTCGCGGGCTACACGCTCTCCTCGGACCGCGTCACGGACGCTCTCGTGGCGGCCCACCGGCGCGGCGTGCGCGTCCGCGTCCTCGTGGAGGGCGGTCCGGTCGGCGGCGTCTCCCGACGACAGGCGGCGGCGCTCGACAGACTCAATCGCGCGGGCGTCCCCGTCGCCGTCGTCGACGGCCCGGACGCGACGTTCGCCTACCACCACGCGAAGTACGCCGTCGTCGACGACCGGTCGCTCGTCCTCACGGAGAACTGGAAGCCCGCGGGGACCGGCGGCCGCGACAGTCGCGGGTGGGGCGTGCGCGTCGCCTCCGCGCGGACGGCCGACGAGTTGGCCGCCGTCTTCGAGGCGGATTCGACCGGGCGCGGCGTCGTCTCGTGGGCGTCGTACCGACGGCACGGGACGTTCGTCGCCGACCCGCCGCCGAACGCCACGTACCCGACTCGAATCGAACCCGCGCCGGTCCGCGCGACGGCGGTTCGGGTGCTGACGGCGCCCGGCAACGCCGGCGAGGCGACGATTCGCCGACTCGACGGGGCCGACGAGCGAATCTCGGTCGTCAACCCGCGCATCGACCCGGACGGGCGCTTCTTCGCCGCACTCGTCCGCGCGGCGCGACGCGGCGTCTCGGTCCGCCTCCTCCTCTCGAACGCGTGGTACGACGCCGAGGAGAACGAACGGGTAGTCGCCCGCGTCCGGGACCTCCGGGCGTCCGGACTGCCCATCGAGGCGCGCATCGCGGACCCGAGCGGTCGGTTCGGGAAGGTCCACGCGAAAGGCGCCGTCGTCGACGGCGAGACGGTGTTCGTCGGGAGCCTCAACTGGAACGACCACGCCGCGACGGAGAACCGCGAGGTGGTGCTGGAACTGCGCGGCGCGGAACCGGCGGCGTACTACCGGCGGGCGTTCGAACGTGACTGGGCGGCGGCGGGCGGCGGAGGCGGTGGACGGGGCGACGACGGAACGCCGTGGCTCCTCGTCGCCGGCGCTCTCGCGTCGGCGACGCTGGCCGGACTGGTGCTGAAGAAGACGGTTCGGTTCGAGCGGTGA
- a CDS encoding DHH family phosphoesterase, translated as MTVENAGDSGGESGSSSDADSRPVVYDLAPNCTLDDTEVGANYHAVVNGVVEYGIFVDVSDEVSGLVHESNLDRTYEVGDRLIVSLEEVRENGDVAFDTVSFEDYRTVTVDYEPDITPIADVEPGMDVFVEGVVAQIKQTGGPTVFRIADDTGIVSAAAFEEAGVRAHPEVELDDAVRISGTAESHEGALQLEVDSLTRLHDEAAEATRQRLDDALDERAEPNEVDPLVEWPAFEKLRDDLRDVARLLRRTVLEGRPIRVRHHADGDGMCASVPVQLALENFISEVHDDDDAPRHLFKRLPSKAPFYEMEDVTRDLNFALEGRARHGQRLPLLLMLDNGSTEEDVPAYENLAHYDVPIAVVDHHHPDPEAVEPLLDAHVNPYLYDEDYRITTGMMCVELARMIDPSITEDLEHVPAVAGLSDRSKAEVMDEFVALAEDRGYDRGKLLDIGEALDYAAHWLRYSDGQSIVNDVLNVGCDDEERHEELVEFLAERAERDVDRQLDAAESHVEHETLSSGAHLYTIDLDEWAHRFTYPAPGKTTGKLHDRKVQERQEPVITIGYGPDFAVLRSDGVRLDIPQMVAELNEEVVGGGVSGGGHLVVGSIKFVKGMRSEVIDSLVEKMADAELDAELSSQAPVDADL; from the coding sequence ATGACTGTCGAAAACGCCGGGGATTCCGGCGGCGAGTCCGGTTCGAGTTCGGACGCGGACTCGCGACCTGTCGTCTACGACTTGGCACCGAACTGCACCCTCGACGACACCGAAGTCGGCGCGAACTACCACGCCGTCGTCAACGGCGTCGTCGAGTACGGCATCTTCGTCGACGTCTCCGACGAGGTGTCCGGCCTCGTCCACGAGTCGAACCTCGACCGCACGTACGAAGTCGGCGACCGACTCATCGTCTCGCTGGAGGAGGTCCGCGAGAACGGCGACGTCGCGTTCGACACCGTCAGCTTCGAGGACTACCGCACGGTCACCGTCGACTACGAACCCGACATCACGCCCATCGCCGACGTCGAACCCGGCATGGACGTGTTCGTCGAGGGCGTCGTCGCGCAGATAAAGCAGACCGGCGGTCCCACCGTCTTCCGCATCGCGGACGACACCGGTATCGTCTCCGCCGCCGCCTTCGAGGAGGCGGGCGTCCGCGCCCACCCCGAGGTCGAACTGGACGACGCCGTCCGCATCAGCGGCACCGCCGAGAGCCACGAGGGCGCACTCCAACTCGAAGTCGACTCGCTGACTCGCCTCCACGACGAGGCCGCCGAAGCGACCCGGCAGCGTCTCGACGACGCCCTCGACGAACGCGCCGAACCGAACGAGGTCGACCCCCTCGTCGAGTGGCCCGCCTTCGAGAAACTCCGCGACGACCTGCGCGACGTGGCCCGACTGCTCCGTCGGACCGTCCTCGAAGGGCGTCCCATCCGCGTCCGCCACCACGCCGACGGCGACGGGATGTGCGCCTCCGTGCCGGTCCAACTGGCGCTGGAGAACTTCATCTCCGAGGTCCACGACGACGACGACGCGCCGCGACACCTGTTCAAGCGCCTGCCGTCGAAGGCCCCGTTCTACGAGATGGAGGACGTGACGCGCGACCTGAACTTCGCCTTGGAGGGCCGCGCCCGCCACGGCCAGCGTCTCCCCCTCCTCCTCATGCTGGACAACGGGTCCACCGAGGAGGACGTGCCCGCCTACGAGAACCTCGCGCACTACGACGTGCCCATCGCCGTCGTCGACCACCACCACCCCGACCCCGAGGCGGTCGAACCCCTGCTGGACGCCCACGTCAACCCCTACCTGTACGACGAGGACTACCGCATCACCACCGGGATGATGTGCGTCGAACTCGCGCGCATGATCGACCCCTCCATCACGGAGGACCTCGAACACGTCCCCGCCGTCGCCGGCCTCTCGGACCGGTCGAAGGCCGAGGTGATGGACGAGTTCGTCGCCCTCGCCGAGGACCGGGGCTACGACCGCGGGAAACTGCTCGACATCGGCGAAGCGCTGGACTACGCGGCCCACTGGCTCCGCTACAGCGACGGGCAGTCCATCGTCAACGACGTGCTGAACGTCGGCTGTGACGACGAGGAACGCCACGAGGAACTGGTCGAGTTCCTCGCCGAACGCGCCGAACGCGACGTGGACCGCCAACTCGACGCCGCGGAGTCACACGTGGAACACGAGACGCTCAGTTCCGGGGCGCACCTCTACACCATCGACCTGGACGAGTGGGCGCACCGCTTTACCTACCCCGCGCCGGGGAAGACGACCGGAAAGCTCCACGACCGGAAGGTGCAGGAGCGACAGGAACCCGTCATTACCATCGGCTACGGCCCCGACTTCGCCGTCCTGCGTTCCGACGGCGTCCGCCTCGACATCCCGCAGATGGTCGCCGAACTCAACGAGGAAGTCGTCGGCGGCGGCGTCTCCGGCGGCGGCCACCTCGTCGTCGGCTCCATCAAGTTCGTGAAGGGGATGCGCAGCGAGGTCATCGACAGCCTCGTCGAGAAGATGGCCGACGCGGAACTCGACGCCGAACTCTCCTCGCAGGCGCCCGTGGACGCCGACCTGTAA
- a CDS encoding fructosamine kinase family protein, translating to MPGETTPSPRTVRARAASQFESAVTGLTELDGGEVGTVYRLDFADRASVVAKVGDTPLTVEARMLRSLAAESDLPVPTVYDATDDLLFMAYVEGDGAFTPAVERDIADHLAALHDVTAERSGFPFDTLSGPYRLPNPWTDSWVEFFREHRLLDAAEAAAREGTLPPGDAERVDALAADLEAILREPDAPTLVHGDVWRENVVVRDGAVRAFLDPAVYYGHPEVELAYVALFDSFGDAFFDRYADRRGIEDGFFETRATAYGVFPLLEHVRYFGRDYLPRLRESLAELGY from the coding sequence ATGCCCGGCGAGACGACGCCGTCGCCCCGGACGGTCCGCGCCCGCGCAGCGTCGCAGTTCGAGTCGGCCGTGACCGGACTCACCGAACTCGACGGCGGCGAGGTGGGGACCGTCTACCGACTCGACTTCGCCGACCGCGCGTCCGTCGTCGCCAAGGTCGGCGACACGCCCCTGACCGTCGAGGCCCGGATGCTCCGCTCTCTCGCCGCGGAGTCCGACCTGCCGGTGCCGACGGTGTACGACGCGACGGACGACCTGCTGTTCATGGCGTACGTCGAGGGCGACGGCGCGTTCACGCCGGCCGTCGAACGCGATATCGCCGACCACCTCGCCGCCCTCCACGACGTGACCGCGGAGCGGTCGGGGTTCCCGTTCGACACGCTCAGCGGCCCCTACCGCCTGCCGAACCCGTGGACCGACTCGTGGGTCGAGTTCTTCCGCGAGCACCGACTGCTCGACGCGGCCGAGGCGGCGGCGAGGGAGGGGACGCTCCCGCCCGGGGACGCCGAACGGGTGGACGCCCTCGCGGCCGACCTGGAGGCCATCCTCCGCGAACCCGACGCGCCCACTCTCGTCCACGGCGACGTGTGGCGGGAGAACGTCGTCGTGCGCGACGGCGCGGTGCGGGCGTTCCTCGACCCCGCCGTCTACTACGGCCACCCCGAGGTGGAACTCGCCTACGTCGCCCTGTTCGACTCGTTCGGCGACGCCTTCTTCGACCGGTACGCCGACCGGCGGGGAATCGAGGACGGCTTCTTCGAGACGCGCGCGACGGCGTACGGCGTCTTCCCCCTCCTCGAACACGTCCGTTACTTCGGCCGGGACTACCTCCCGCGTCTGCGCGAGTCGCTGGCCGAACTGGGATACTGA
- a CDS encoding Mov34/MPN/PAD-1 family protein, translating into MRLFRSKEILGIAEEALDFALEASKETHPNEYMGFLRGEDARRVGLDRSGTVITDVLIIPGTKSDSMSATVNSNMIPNDMRAVGSIHSHPNGVLRPSDADLDTFGNGQVHIILGHPYRRSDWRAFDQEGAPTTLDVLDVDLPDPEAFFDFDESDLGLDLEDADR; encoded by the coding sequence ATGCGCCTCTTCCGGTCGAAAGAGATTCTCGGTATCGCCGAGGAGGCACTCGACTTCGCGTTGGAGGCGTCCAAGGAGACGCACCCCAACGAGTACATGGGCTTTCTCCGCGGCGAGGACGCGCGGCGCGTCGGCCTCGACCGGTCGGGGACGGTCATCACCGACGTGCTCATCATCCCGGGGACGAAGTCGGACTCGATGAGTGCGACGGTGAACTCGAACATGATTCCGAACGACATGCGCGCGGTCGGGTCGATTCACTCGCACCCGAACGGCGTCCTCCGGCCGAGCGACGCCGACCTGGACACGTTCGGCAACGGGCAGGTCCACATCATCCTCGGCCACCCCTACCGCCGGAGCGACTGGCGGGCGTTCGACCAGGAGGGCGCGCCGACGACGCTGGACGTCCTCGACGTCGACCTGCCGGACCCCGAAGCGTTCTTCGACTTCGACGAGTCGGACCTCGGACTCGACCTGGAGGACGCCGACCGATGA
- a CDS encoding adenylyltransferase/cytidyltransferase family protein: MTERVIAQGTFDILHPGHLHYLRDAAALGDELHVIVARRENVTHKAKPVLPDRQRRDMVDALSVVTEAHLGHTDDIFVPIERIRPDVIVLGHDQHHDPEGIRAALDARGIDCEVTRASAREPEYEGELLSTGRIIDRVLEQRGPPPEAPDDPNT, translated from the coding sequence ATGACGGAGCGAGTCATCGCGCAGGGGACGTTCGACATCCTCCACCCGGGGCACCTCCACTACCTGCGAGACGCCGCCGCTCTCGGCGACGAACTCCACGTCATCGTCGCCCGCCGGGAGAACGTCACCCACAAGGCCAAACCCGTCCTCCCGGACCGCCAACGCCGCGACATGGTGGACGCGCTCTCGGTGGTGACGGAGGCGCACCTCGGGCACACCGACGACATCTTCGTGCCCATCGAGCGCATCCGCCCGGACGTCATCGTCCTCGGCCACGACCAGCATCACGACCCGGAGGGCATCCGCGCGGCCCTCGACGCGCGCGGCATCGACTGCGAGGTGACGCGCGCCTCGGCGCGAGAACCGGAGTACGAGGGCGAACTGCTCTCGACCGGACGCATCATCGACCGCGTCCTCGAACAGCGCGGGCCCCCGCCCGAGGCGCCGGACGACCCGAACACGTAG
- a CDS encoding biotin--[acetyl-CoA-carboxylase] ligase produces the protein MTDDPPVEWHESMGDTSLRVRQLADDGAPHGTMVAADELTAARGRTGNEWAAPPGGVWTSTLLRPDLSADRVGRLTFAGAMAVVDAVESVGVEARLMWPNDVVVGGESEGDGGFEADADAVPKKLAGVLTEPVVDGVPVPGKPVDEVFDGDGAAVEYVVVGTGINADFDPAELPVDRPVTTLRAEVGAVDRDRIARRYREALLARCATVASDDGFAALLDEWRERAETLGSRVTVRRRGTDDVTGVARDVSARGGLLVETDDVTVELTEGEASRVRDASD, from the coding sequence ATGACCGACGACCCGCCGGTGGAGTGGCACGAGTCGATGGGCGACACGAGCCTCCGCGTCCGCCAGTTGGCCGACGACGGCGCGCCGCACGGCACGATGGTGGCCGCCGACGAACTCACGGCCGCCCGCGGCCGGACGGGGAACGAGTGGGCCGCCCCGCCCGGCGGCGTCTGGACCAGCACGCTCCTCCGACCCGACCTGTCGGCGGACCGCGTCGGTCGCCTCACGTTCGCCGGCGCGATGGCCGTCGTCGACGCGGTGGAGTCGGTCGGCGTCGAGGCGCGCCTGATGTGGCCGAACGACGTGGTCGTCGGCGGCGAGAGCGAGGGCGACGGTGGGTTCGAGGCGGACGCCGACGCCGTCCCGAAGAAACTCGCCGGCGTCCTCACGGAACCCGTCGTGGACGGCGTCCCCGTTCCGGGCAAACCCGTCGACGAGGTGTTCGACGGCGACGGCGCGGCCGTCGAGTACGTCGTCGTCGGCACCGGCATCAACGCCGACTTCGACCCCGCGGAACTGCCCGTCGACCGCCCGGTGACGACGCTCCGCGCCGAAGTCGGGGCGGTGGACCGCGACCGAATCGCTCGGCGCTACCGCGAGGCGTTGCTGGCCCGGTGTGCGACCGTCGCGTCAGACGACGGCTTCGCCGCCCTGTTGGACGAGTGGCGTGAACGCGCCGAGACGCTCGGGTCGCGCGTGACGGTTCGCCGACGGGGTACCGACGACGTGACGGGCGTCGCGCGCGACGTCTCCGCGCGCGGCGGACTCCTCGTCGAGACCGACGACGTGACCGTTGAACTGACCGAAGGAGAGGCGAG